The Solanum dulcamara chromosome 6, daSolDulc1.2, whole genome shotgun sequence genome contains the following window.
taaattgatcaTTCAATATCttatatgttatattttattatcGATTTTTTACGGAAAAGATCAACATTTATTTATACCTCCAACTTTTAATATGATTAATGTAGAATCTCTAAATTTtacattaaaagaaataaaataaacttgAAGGAAGCAACTAAAGTCTATTCAAAAGCACCATCTCATCCCTCCCCCCaacccccccacccccacccccaaaaaagaagaaatacttttttgttttaatttatttatgtgataaaatttgaatttctaAAGTTCAAGCAATTTAATTTTCACAATGAATTTGATTttggattttaaaaatttttgaaataaaatatttagaaactacgtaaaaagaatattattataagttataaaaattgacaatacaaaatatttaaattatatataaaaaaattatgataaaaaaaggatttatttaaaatatcaaaatttgaaaaatatcacgtaaattaaaatgaaaggaGAACTTTTtggggaaaaaagaagaagcaactTTAACTTTTCAAAGTTTGATCAAAATGAGGGTTCAAACTTGAACTacaaaatataatagaaaatctagtcaaaatatttttccttaaatAGCTTGATAAAAAAGTTTtggaaaattaaaaattacTCCTAAGAAATACTACTTAATTAATTCGTGAAGACACCGCGCTGATTGGGGTGAAAATGGATCGATTATGGGTTTGGATTTTAAAATTTGGGTcgattttattttttctgaatTAAAATGTGGTATCAATTAGAAAATATTacgtaattttttaaataattaaatttgattTGAATATATCTGTTAGTTTGAGCTCAAAAATAAATCTAgaagatatttttaaattcaCAATTTAAAGAAAGGTatctataaattttttaatatttaattaaaaataaaaatcgtaatttttttttattcattccACTACAGACGATCTCGATAATCATTGAAGAAAGTTGGTAATAGGACCCTTCCTTTCCTAATTAATTTGGGAGTTGGTGCACTGCCATTTTTCAAACGTGCATTGATATTAAgatatcaataaatacaatgtatagtttatcaaattattttttttaatattatattaactaAACTCACATTCATAATTTTCATTTAATGTTTCTTGCATTTTGACCGTTGAATTATTTTGTTATAGTAATTGTTCATTTTTTAAGTatgatttgtcattttttttaacatTATGTTTTGACcttttttctcattatttttcGAATCGCTTTTACTTGAActaaaagtattaaaaatatcttttttatctCAGGTAAGAATAAAATCGACATACACACTTTTTTTTTGAAGCCTTATTAATAGGATCACATTAAGTATAtcaattttgttgaattttaagttgttttttttaaaaaagaaaaaattcagccaaaaaagaaaaaaaaaatgtctcCCCATCTCTTGTTCACCTTTTTCTTTCCAGCGAGTTGGTGAGATTGGGGTTTAGTCTGttgaatcatttttttctttttcctcataatttatttttaactattattttggatttAAATATCATGTATTTTCACTTAATTCGTCATTTTGATATGTTATCAACAAATATGTTACAcgctttttatatatttaattgaatcgacaaaaatattaaaatgacaAGATTGAATACAAATGTTTGAATGGTATAAAATATTAGCAGATGTGATTAagtgaaaattattattaatatattctTTAATTCGATTTCAGTTGACATCTATGCTCTCTAATTTTAGAACCACACAaattaaacttgtataaaattaaataaatagatacATACATCATTATAATACACATAAAATATCATGTAGGACACATAATTTTCACGTTGAATACTAcgtaaaataaatatatctatttatttaattttatataaatttaaatatctatttataCAGACCCAACATAAAGGTACATATATCAACCGAAACTGAGCTATACGACGTATTTAGCCAAAGGAAGTCTTAGATTCTTGAACCACCTACCCCCACGCCAATCCAGCACACCTCATTTTCTatcttttttctcaattttcaactttttttgatttttcattccATACTTAAAGTATGTATTAAAACTTGGACTAAATAAATCTCATTCAAAAATGTAGCCTTTCTTATTTCAACCCTCCtccactctctctctctgtgCTTCGTGGAAAAAGTCTTCTCCACTTGTCCATCCTTGTTCACCTTCTCCCAATATAAATCCCTCACCCTTTTCCCTTTCTCCCATTGCCCAATTCCTTCAAAAATCTCGTAAGCTCCATTTTTCACATTTCAAGAATCAAGAATCAAAGATCAAAAACCAAGAATCTTTCTGTATAGACAGATACTATGTTGTCTTTCATCCCATTTCAATCCAAACCAACCCCCACCTCCAATTCAAATCGTTTCTCTCATCTCACCAACCCCACTAGCAGCCGCCGCCGCCGCCATTTCTCTGTATCTTCTCCATCACAAATAAGCCACCCCCACCGCCGCAGCCTTAGTATCAAAGCCATTGATGCTGCACAGCCATATGATTATGAAGCATTGGTGTCAAATCAATATGCTCAGTCAGGTAGGCTAAAAATTGCCATAGTGGGTTTTGGTAACTTTGGTCAGTTTCTTGCAAAAGCCTTTGTTCGTCAAGGTCATGTTGTATTTGCTCATTCAAGAACAGATTATTCACAGATTGCTAATTCTTTAGGGGTTTCTTTTTTTCAAGATCCACATGATCTTTGCGAGCAACACCCTGATGTTATTGTCCTTTGTACTTCAATTATTTCAACTGAACCTGTTCTTAGGTCATTACCAATTCAAAGGCTGAAGAGGAATACATTGTTTGTTGATGTTTTATCAGTTAAAGAATTTCCAAAGaacattttttttcaagttttgccTACCCATTTTGATATTCTTTGTACTCATCCTATGTTTGGACCTGAAAGTGGTAAGGATAGTTGGAAAGATTTGGCCTTTGTGTTTGATAAAGTTCGTATTGGTGAAGGGAAATCAAGAACAACAAGGGTtgataagtttcttgatatatttgagAAAGAAGGGTGTaggatggtgccaatgacatgtgcTGAGCATGATAGGTATGCTGCTGGTTCGCAGTTTATTACACATACAATGGGGAGGGTGTTGGAGAAATTGGGTTTGGAGACAACTCCTATTAATACTAAAGGGTATGAGACTTTGTTGAATTTGGTGGAGAATACTGCTAGTGATAGCTTTGACTTGTACTATGGGCTGTTTATGTACAATAAAAATGCTATGGAGGAGTTGGAAAGACTTGATTTGGCTTTTGAGGCTTTGAAGAAGGAGTTATTTGGGCATTTACATGATGTGTTGAGGAGGCAATTGTTTGGGAAGGTGGAGGAAGCAGGACAGAGGCGTGTCTTAACCAAGTTGCCCAGGAATGGTTATGCACTGCCAGCTCCTTCATCGGATGCCGATAAATCTCAGAACAACTGAGGGAATTCTGAATCTTGGTATGTCTGCGTTTTTGTTGATGACCTCTTGCTTTGGGATTCAAAGGATGTATTGTTAACACAATCTGTAATGTGGCAATTCAATATTAGCAATGTAACTATGCTACAAGGACATGCTCATCCTGTTGTTTATCCTATTGTTTAATGTGAAGATGATTAAAGAGAAGCACTAATTCAACCTTGGAGTTGGGGTTAGGTATTGAGTTGTAAGACCATCAAAAGAACTATATTTTGACCTGTAATGTCAGCtgtcatttttgatattttaggaACATTTGTGGTAGGAGAGTGACTTTTGATGTGATTACATTTCAGATGTTGAAAGAATGTAGTTTAGGATGGAAAATTCAGTTAACATTTATCTGTTTGTTGCTGGATAAGCTATTCTGTGTCTCACGTATTTATGTTTGAAGATGAGAGTTATGTGTTCGCTTATTTCTTCTGAAGAGAGTTACATTGCTAAGACAGAATCTGTGAACATGAATATCTTATGCTTTAAGCATGAAGTTTTTCTGTTAGTCATGAACACTTGATGTACGATACTTGGATTAGATTACCATGATGTTCTCTTATATCGAATGAGTTTCCATATGGAATTGTTTTCTGCACATACTAGTCAACTTTACTTATACGAGCTAGTCTGAAGCATTAGTTGGTAATTCAACTTCCTTATGAAGGCAAGAGAAAATGTTGGACTAAATAGTTAACAATGATAAACCATTGTTATAATGTCCAAGCTCATTGAGGGAAAATGAAAAGGAGTTCAGATTTTGCATCCTCATCTCTTTGCTAGTAAAGTGATTTAGTCTTTATGGGAGCAAAGAGGATAGACGATGTATCAATATCTTCATAATTTGATGCATACAAATGAGGTTCAGGTTCAAATTCCAGCGGATTAAGTTATTTCTTCCCGTCTACCTAAGCCTTGGAATAGTCTATCTGCGTACAAGCTGTTTCAGACACCACTATATATTGTTCATTTCCTTTTTAAGCTTCCAGATTGCCTTTTGTCTTCTTCAAATTGTCGGAGACAACCTGATGATACTTTTCAGTGATCTAGCAGATGATTTTGAGATCTATTTCGTCATTTACAGTAACACAGCCTCTACTAAGCGTTATCTTTAGATATATAGTTATAGTTCCTGAGTTGATATGTCAATCTTTATTTTATCAGCTAAAGAGAACTTATAATGTTGTTCATCTCATTTTATACAAAGTCTAAATCCTATAGATGTCATTACTTAATGGATACTCTCATCTTGACTTTACTAAATTTATTATGTATACATCAGCTATGAGACATTTCTAGTCAAGTCACCacatttctttaatttaattgatgattTCTCTTTGATTTATTATATAACTTGTGAGATGGAATTATATATTTGTTCAGGTTGTATATAATAGTGAATATGTAAGAAAATATTGCATCTATTGCATGTGACTTTGAACTGGCACATGTTGCAGATTGGAATCTTTACCAGAACACTGTCACTCCATAATGCATGTTCAGTTatgttttttttcccttttcttaaATTACATAGAAAAGTACCAAGGGGACATTTGATGATGAAGAAATTGTGGATTATGTATACATGATTGTATAAACTTGTATTAGCGAGGGATTGGAATACTTACTGTTTGTTGCCTGGTGTTTGTGACACAGGGCAGAATAGTTCAATATAGTTTTGAATGATCATTTTTGTTACCTTTTACAAAAGAATACCTGTTCAACATAGTCCCTAACATTCTTGTATAATCTTGGTTTTTCTATAAACATTTGATGATAGTTCAGGTAGTATACTCGCACAGTTAGTTGAGGCCTGAAACTCGAAAAACCAAGATACTTTAGATGCGTTTTTAACCCTTCACTCTaccatttatttcatttagctATTACCTTTTTGTTCTTTTAGACATCCTTTTTGAGAAGAACTCCAATTTCTCGTCTTTATCTTTGTGTATTTTCCACAGGAGTGGAGAAGTTGCCTgattcttaaatttttttgtcAGGCGTTGATCTTTTAAACAGTTGCATATTGTTATTCTATTAGCCATCATAGTAACGACCCTTCCTGTCATTATGGGTGATCTAATTGTAAAAGAAATTAGGTGAGAAGACTTTCGGATTGGGGAGTTGAAAATTTCAGACTAGGCTAGTCTCGGACAAAATCTGAGCGAGGTGAAGTCTAGGGAAATCAGAAAAGGATTGGGAAAAATATCTAAGTTTGAGCTGGCTTTCTTTTCAGCTAAGACGTTAAGGAGTTCGTAGGACTTTTCAGAATTGAATTCGTATGAGTAGAACTCCACATATCGAACTTGACGTGAAGGGGTTGGTTTGGAAAGTCAAGGTATGAAGGTGTGTGCAAAATGGGAAAAACTGGGAGGATTCTCGAGTTTCTGTTTCGTATTTGCAGCTATAGCGGGTGATACGCCGCTATAACAACGATATCTCAACGCCCTTACGAGGTAGTGATGATCGATATAGTAGAGAAATTCCCATTGTTGCGAAAGTCAAAGGTGGTCAACCTCGCTATAGTGCTAAGTTCCGCTACAGTAGCGCCGTTATAGTGGGATAGGGCCGCTGCAACGGGATAAGTCGTTGTAAATGCAAAAACTTCTTAAAAAACGTTCATTCTCACTCATGAACGTTTTGGGGAAGGGCAGGGGCGATTTGGATAAGTTTCCACCTAGTTCTTTGAAAAGGTAAGTAAATTATTTCCTAATCTAGTACTTCGATTTCATACCTTAAAATCAATAGTTAGAGGCCTTGAGGAGGGTTTGGCTTGACTTAAGAGGGAAAATTAGGTATAACAAGGATGGTTGAGGGTGGAACCTTATGTTTGGTTTATAAATTGTTTATTCATGATTGAGGTTGATATTATGTTTGTGTTATTGTTTTAAATCAAGATTAAGCTAAAGCTTCACAAAGGGGAAGACACAGGTCTGGTAGAGCATTCAGGCTTGATTTACGATAGGTGATGGTTGAATTGTTTCTCGATTTACGTTATGTGTGAATGTTACTGTTTCGTTAATATTGCCTGTACATTTTGTGTTTTAGGGGATAAGGAAATGAATTTTAAGAATACTTGGTTGTTAATCTCATGTAATTAACTGTCTTAAATACTTGTTCGTTTTACAAGTTTGTGTTATTTTTCATTGTGGTTGTAATTGTTGTGATGTCTGTGACTTGCAATTTGCTCAGGTATCACGCCTGGTACAGGTTCTATTATGGCTAGCTGGTACCACGCCCGGTACATGTTTGGTGTGTTTCTATGTGTTGGTTCCCTAAGTGAATCGGGTTTTATTTCTTGTGATGTAATGACTACATGTTGGTCCATGAGTGCCCGAATTATTGTGTTTAAATACGGGAGTGGTTCTTGAAGTAGACTCGGATTGCATATTAAACACTGTAAAATATGCTCTAGGGATCCTTAGGTGGTCCAAGTTACTTGAAATGTGTGGaatcatgtatattattgttgttatgaTGTTGGACACGTTTCATGTGGTTGTTAAGTTAGGTTGATGAATGAGAGTCTTAAATTAGTTATACATGTCTTGTCCGATTTACTATGTTATAGTTATATGTTCATATTTCGTATATTAGAGCTGGTTGATGATCCTATCAGTGCATTGTAgttttgtgtactaatactgCACTGACTCTTTTTTTGTTTAGTGCCGGGCATACTCTAGCGGCTGCTGCGTGACCTTAGTTGTTACACAGACGTTTTCTGAATCTAAGGGTGAGCTGCTTTTTTCGGGATGCCATGGATTTATCTCTCTCTAGTCCATTGTTCGGACTTAGATTCCTTTTATTTGGAATTGCATTCCCGTATTTTAGACTATATTAGACGTTTTGGTACACGACTTTCAAATTCTAGAAGGGTTATTTCCACAAGTTTTTTGTTAACAATTTCAGTTATGAATTTTGGTTCTTATTAATGCAAATTGGTGTTCTTAGTTGTTTAATTGATTGAGTGTTGGCTTGGATAATTAATTCTCTCATTCGGGTTTAGAGTGAATACCTCTCACAGCGATTTGGTTCGTGACAATTAGCTTTCAACATTGACTAGATGATAATAACAGTACATCTTTAACAAGAAAAGTTCAACATTGGAAGATAGACTTTATAAATGTAGTTGAAGATTTGTTTGTTATTCAATTTTGGAGAGTTTGCTGGATGACAAAactttattttctatatttttttgatcTATTGGCATTAAGTTTAACTACttagagtccgtttggatttgatttataagttgttttgagctttttgagtgtttgggtgGTTAACTTGAAaccattttgtgcttaaaataaatctaaaaaaataattgggtctGTCTggcttagcttatctaaaacaacttataagttgttttcagcttataagctacttaaaataagttaagccaaacatGCACTTAGTCAAGAGTGATGATCCATGAGCAGTATTTTAGGTCATAAAAGATGAAGATATGAAGATTCCTTGAAGCCTTGAACAACCTTAAAGGTAAAAGAAAGGGCGTTACAGTAGTCTCACACAGTGGGATCTGAGGATGATAGATCGTATGCAGATGTTATCCATGCCTCAGAGgtaggtagagaggttgttttcgctATACCCTCGGCTCAACAAAAAACAGTTCAAAGCAGTCCAGAAAAAAAGTAATGAAAGCAAAAACATAACAAGGCATTTTGAACAGTaactataacaaaataatacgaTAATCGAAGTGGAAAAAACAACATATAGTAACTGAAATAAAAGGACAAGAAACTATAGGAGCaatactaccactactactagTAGTATttatttaccaaaaaaaatactatGATTATTAGTATGAATGGATATCGAGACAACACACTATTACCTACTTGTAGAACTCTGGTATCTGTTGTAAATGGAAATAATCGAGCAATATCTGCTGatttttttatgctttacttgatcaagggtctattggaaacaacctctctaccttcatAATGTAGGAATAAGGTCTTTGTACACACTATTCTCCCCAAACTCTACTTGCGGAATTACACTgagtttgttgttattgtataaTATAGAGTAAGAATCTACAtataaataaagatgataagaTTGTTATCACAATTCTATGTTCTCTTGTTTTATATTAATGAGCTCATGTCATGAAGTTGTGATGTACATGTTGTTTCTTCACTTTCATTATTGCTTGTGAAAGATGCATGCTTCTTGCAAAAATGGTGTGAAATGTGAGGGACTATATAATTTTGgaaatgatcattttgatcttgatggagcgGAATGGATACTGAGAATTTATATAGTTAAATTTCAATTAGTTGGCATTGAAAcgtgattgattgattgatagaggAGTCGTCGCAGCGATTCTCTAAGTTCAAGTTAGTAATGTTATAATCTTGGTGACAAATTAAACTCTGCAAAAGTATAGTTGTAGCAAACAAAACACTTATCATATAAAAAGTATTGGATTATAATTATTATGGTCATCTTATCCTTCTTTTGAGTTCAGAAAGGCTCTCTATGCATCACAGAGAGGCGAACTCAGAATTTGAGAATAGTAAGAGCACTATAATATGTGGCTACAAAAATGTtgattgttatttatttttttaaaaaagtttgtGCGGATATTGGAGTGGGAATCAAACTCAGGTCTAGATCATTTGTGCAGTTAGTCGGCCATCGTGAATGAGAATGtcaatcaaaatatataccTCATATTTACgatgcatatattttttttcaaggtTATCGGGGGGCACGTGACCCCCTAGTTTGGGGTTCAGGTTTGCCTCTGCCCACCATGGTCTTGAAAACATTACTTATTGAGGAAAATAGATAAGAGGCAAATTTGTTTTTTGAAATGAAAACTTAAGCAAACAATTTCTCATTTTGCAAGATTTCACAAAATTATCAATAAACAAGAAACTCCACATAAATCTTTCAGTATGTAACcaagaaaaaaacaaacatAAATCTTTCCATTAATTTGAGGAAAAAGagttctaaatttttaatcagAGAAAAAAGAGTTCTAAACTTTGCATTGTTGAAAAAATGCGgactaacataaaaatatatatggtcaaaataatGAAGTAAAATTGGAAAATAgtgacaccaagaattttacgtggaaacccttttaaataagagaaaaaatcacGGGCCAAGAATaacaactgatatcactatagtaagaaattttatACCGAGTAGTTACGAGTCCGATACTCAAAAATGACTGccacacactcaaaaggaataacactcttttgatttaccaccttactaaaatattGCTCACattctatttttcttcatagactattttcttatatatagtcTATGGAAACCTTACAACTCTCTACATATTTTTCTCTCTGTGAATTGGTGTATTTAATCAATGAGCTGAAGCTCTTATTTATAGGGGTGAAGGAGCTTTTTTTACGTGTATGAAAGCCAACCTTGCCCACTTTCTTTGACCAATATAAAGATGAAACTTTTGCTTTATTTTGTTGAAAACAAAAGTGAGCTGCAACTTTTAACAATTCTTGCACCAACTATTGTTGACAAAATATTCATGAGATGGACCCTACAAATCTTCCCCTCCAATTTCATGCACCAGAAGgagatatcctcatcttttcaAAGAGAGCTCATGCCAACAAATTCTTTGCACAAATCGAACTTGTCCCTTGTTACCACCTTGCTCAGCATATCTGCAAGATTCTCATTTGTAGAGATATTTGCAACTTGCATAGATTTATCTTCTATCTTTCTCTAATCCAGTGATATCTCACGTCTATATGTTTCGTCCTTGCATAGTACATGGAATTCTTGCTCAAGTCTATTGTATTTTGACTGTCACAATAGACGACATACTCCTCCTGATGCAACCCAAGCTCTTGAAAAATTACTTGAGATATATCATCTCCTTGCCAGCTTCAGTAGCCACAATATACTCAGCTTCAGTTATAGACAGTGCAATACACTTCTACAACTTCGACTGTCATGATATAACTCTCcctgaaaaagtaaacaaatatcagtagtgaattttttattattaaggTCACCTATCATATCAGCATCCGTATAATCCttcaagattggatttgatcctcCAAAACACAAACATTTATCTAAGCTTCCTATGAGATACTTGAGTATCCATTTTACATCTTCCCAATACTGTTTTCCTGGATTATCGAGAAACCTGTTGACAACACCAACTACATGagcaatatcaggtctagtgCATACTATTGCATACATTAAACTTCCTATGATGGAGGAATATGGAACTTTGGCCACGATCTCCTTTTCCTTCCGAGCTGTAGGATACATCTTCTTGCTCAACTTCATATGAACATTAAGAGGTGTGCTAACAAACTTAACGTTCTTTATGTTGAAGCGCTCCAGTACACGTTCaatgtacttctcttgtgatagataaatcttcctttcatCTCTGAGATAAGTAATCCTCATGCCCAAAATTTGCTTGGCatgacccaagtctttcatagcaAAATACTTACACAACTCTTTCTTTAACTCGTCAATCTTAAAAATATTCGTGCCCATAATTAACATATCATCTACATATAGTTAgaggatgataaaatcattgtCAGAAAATTTTTGTACAAACACACAGTGATTTAAGGAAGTCTTCTTGCAGCTTTGCTCCTCCATAACAGATTCAAACTTCTTGTACCACTATTTAGGAGCTTGCGTTAGCCCGTAGAGattctttttgagtttgcacacaaaattttctttaccaTTTATTTTGAagcctcaggttgttccatataaatatCCTCTTCTAGGTCACCATGAAGAAAAGTCATCTTCACATTCATCTgctcaatctctaaattaagaCTAGTAGCTAAATCAAGAACTGT
Protein-coding sequences here:
- the LOC129891440 gene encoding arogenate dehydrogenase 2, chloroplastic, with the translated sequence MLSFIPFQSKPTPTSNSNRFSHLTNPTSSRRRRHFSVSSPSQISHPHRRSLSIKAIDAAQPYDYEALVSNQYAQSGRLKIAIVGFGNFGQFLAKAFVRQGHVVFAHSRTDYSQIANSLGVSFFQDPHDLCEQHPDVIVLCTSIISTEPVLRSLPIQRLKRNTLFVDVLSVKEFPKNIFFQVLPTHFDILCTHPMFGPESGKDSWKDLAFVFDKVRIGEGKSRTTRVDKFLDIFEKEGCRMVPMTCAEHDRYAAGSQFITHTMGRVLEKLGLETTPINTKGYETLLNLVENTASDSFDLYYGLFMYNKNAMEELERLDLAFEALKKELFGHLHDVLRRQLFGKVEEAGQRRVLTKLPRNGYALPAPSSDADKSQNN